The genomic stretch GCAGGCCTTCGCACCCATTCCCTTGTGTGCCTTGGATCTGCACTGATCACCCTGGTTAGCATATATGGGTTCGGGCCCTATGCGGATGGGGTAAGGGATCCAGCCAGAGTTGCTGCGCAGATAGTAAGCGGAATTGGTTTCCTCGGCGCTGGAACCATAATGCGGGAGGGCGCCAACATCAAGGGGCTCACGACTGCTGCGAGCCTATGGACTACCGCAGGCATCGGCCTGGCAATCGGGGCGGGCCTGGTCGTTCCCGCAGTTGTCGCGACCGCCTTTGTAGAGATCGTACTGGTCGTAATGGGGAAGGTAGAGCGAAGGTTCATCGGTCGCAAGCAAGCCTTCATGAGAGTAGTAGCGGTGGACCGCCCAGGCCTGCTTGGTGAAATCGCGACTTGCGTGGGCGAGTGCAACATGAACATCCTGGCCACCGATCTCACCCTCGACCGTGAGAATGCCCTTGTCACCATAGACATAACCATGTCCACGAGCAACACCACTGCGACCCACAGCCAGCTCCTGCAGCATCTGCTCTCGACTCCGGGGGTGCTCCGCGCCGAGCTGGACAACTGGTAGGGGACGCCACAAGGAGGCACTTGGCATATTCAAGGCACTCATCTCGAACGACGACGGAATATGGGCGCCGGGTCTTGCCGCACTTGCTCGAGCAGTGGTGGAGGTTTCTGGCGAGGTATGGGTGTGCGCGCCGGACGGCGAGCGCAGCGCAATCAGCCACGGGCTTACCATGGGCAGCCCAATCAGAGCCGCCTTGGTGGAACTGCCTGGCCTTTCAGTGGACGCCTGGGCTGTGAGCGGCACCCCAGCGGATTGCGTGAAACTTGCCCTTGATGAGCTCCTGCCGTGCCGTCCTGATATAGTCATGGCAGGCGTCAACCGAGGGCCCAATCTTGGGACTGACATCGTCTACTCAGGGACTGTGGCTGCCGCCGCGGAAGGAGCATTCGCAGGGATTCCGTCCATTGCGGTGTCCACTGCCTCATATGATCCCATTGAGTTCGCGAATGCCGCCACGGCAGGGGCGATGCTTGCCGCCTTCACAGTGAAACACGGGATTCCACGCGGGGTCATGTTGAATGTGAATGTGCCCGATTACTGGGATGGAAAGGCAATCGAGCCCACCCGCATGGGCGTGCTCCAATACAGCAACATATTCGACAAGCGGACCGATCCTAGGGGCAGGGCATACTACTGGCTGTGTGGGGATCCTGTGAAACCCGACCTGGAAGCGGGCCTCGACACAGAGGCCGTGAGCCGCGGATCAGTATCGGTGACTCCGATAAGATTCGAGCTGACCGATGAGAGCACCCTGGATGCCCTCCGGAAATGGGACATCTGCACCTAGGAGCGCATACGATACACAGGGGTGTTCGCGTGGCATCTCAGCTGATGTTGGCCTCTGTGTTGACGATGCTGATCATATTCGCAGTTATCTGGGCGAAATCCGGTGACGTTCACGGCGGCTCTGGTCACGCGATTCTCGCCCGGGGATTCTTGGTCGTTGCGGGCCTATGTTACATCCTGCTCGTGTGCAAGACATCTGCAATGGTGCTCAGGCAGGTATTCCAGCGCTGGCCCAGATAGGGCCGGCTATAACGATGAACAGGAACAGGGGGGAGGCGCGCAGGACTGCCTGCGCGCATGCATTATGGATTCAGGGAACCAGCCGTTG from Clostridia bacterium encodes the following:
- the surE gene encoding 5'/3'-nucleotidase SurE — its product is MSNDDGIWAPGLAALARAVVEVSGEVWVCAPDGERSAISHGLTMGSPIRAALVELPGLSVDAWAVSGTPADCVKLALDELLPCRPDIVMAGVNRGPNLGTDIVYSGTVAAAAEGAFAGIPSIAVSTASYDPIEFANAATAGAMLAAFTVKHGIPRGVMLNVNVPDYWDGKAIEPTRMGVLQYSNIFDKRTDPRGRAYYWLCGDPVKPDLEAGLDTEAVSRGSVSVTPIRFELTDESTLDALRKWDICT
- a CDS encoding MgtC/SapB family protein encodes the protein MSLFIRNSWLLGLATILGALVGLEREKQGKSAGLRTHSLVCLGSALITLVSIYGFGPYADGVRDPARVAAQIVSGIGFLGAGTIMREGANIKGLTTAASLWTTAGIGLAIGAGLVVPAVVATAFVEIVLVVMGKVERRFIGRKQAFMRVVAVDRPGLLGEIATCVGECNMNILATDLTLDRENALVTIDITMSTSNTTATHSQLLQHLLSTPGVLRAELDNW